A region from the Spirochaeta thermophila DSM 6192 genome encodes:
- the hisH gene encoding imidazole glycerol phosphate synthase subunit HisH yields MRDVDVVVVDYEAGNLRSVETALSALGVRYVVSGDPEVVRRAGRVVVPGVGEARACMGVLGERGLDEALREVVEQGVPFLGICIGCQLVLEFSEERETDTLGFLRGRVVRFPSLPGLKVPHMGWNGVEHVKPHPLFEGIPSGASFYFVHSYYPVPEEKESIVATTEYGVRFASAFAKDNLFAVQFHPEKSGPYGLRLLENFFSL; encoded by the coding sequence ATGCGGGATGTCGACGTGGTGGTGGTGGATTACGAGGCCGGAAACCTGAGGTCGGTGGAGACGGCCCTCTCGGCTCTGGGCGTGCGGTACGTGGTGAGCGGGGATCCGGAGGTGGTGCGGCGCGCGGGCCGAGTGGTGGTGCCGGGGGTGGGGGAGGCGAGGGCGTGTATGGGGGTGTTGGGGGAGCGGGGGCTGGATGAGGCGTTGCGGGAGGTGGTGGAGCAGGGGGTTCCCTTCCTGGGAATCTGCATAGGGTGCCAGCTGGTGCTCGAGTTCTCCGAAGAGCGGGAGACCGATACGCTAGGCTTCCTCAGGGGGCGCGTGGTGCGATTCCCCTCCCTACCCGGGCTCAAGGTGCCGCACATGGGTTGGAACGGGGTGGAACACGTGAAACCGCATCCGCTCTTCGAGGGGATCCCCTCCGGTGCCTCGTTCTATTTCGTGCATTCCTACTATCCCGTGCCGGAGGAGAAGGAATCCATCGTGGCCACCACGGAGTACGGCGTGCGCTTCGCCTCGGCGTTCGCAAAGGATAATCTCTTCGCCGTGCAGTTTCACCCTGAGAAGTCGGGTCCCTACGGGCTCAGGCTCCTCGAGAACTTTTTCAGTCTCTAG
- the hisF gene encoding imidazole glycerol phosphate synthase subunit HisF, with the protein MFKKRIIVCLDVKDGKTTKGVKFKGNVDIGDPVEMAKRYYEQGVDELVFYDITASAERRKIMTEVVARVAEQIFIPFAVGGGIGSVEDMRAVLLAGAEKVSVNSQAVRNPAVIEEGAGLFGSQCVVLGMDVLKDPSMPSGYRVVIDGGRTPTDLDALEWAKRAERLGAGEIVLNSIDADGTQEGYELTVTRMISEAVDIPVVASGGAGRPEHLRDVFIQGKADAALIASMVHYGAYTIPGIKRYLASEGIPVRMDGIPSEA; encoded by the coding sequence ATGTTCAAGAAGCGCATCATCGTGTGCCTCGATGTGAAGGATGGTAAGACCACGAAGGGGGTGAAGTTCAAGGGGAACGTGGACATAGGGGATCCGGTGGAGATGGCGAAGCGCTACTACGAGCAGGGGGTCGACGAACTCGTCTTCTACGACATCACCGCCTCCGCCGAGCGGCGGAAGATCATGACCGAGGTGGTGGCGCGCGTGGCCGAACAGATCTTCATCCCCTTTGCCGTGGGGGGCGGGATCGGCTCGGTGGAGGACATGAGGGCGGTGCTTCTCGCCGGGGCGGAGAAGGTGAGCGTGAACAGCCAGGCGGTGCGCAATCCTGCCGTCATAGAGGAAGGCGCCGGCCTCTTCGGGAGCCAGTGCGTGGTACTGGGGATGGACGTGCTCAAGGACCCCTCGATGCCCTCGGGGTATCGCGTGGTGATCGACGGAGGAAGGACCCCCACCGATCTCGATGCCCTCGAGTGGGCGAAGAGGGCCGAACGGTTGGGGGCGGGTGAGATCGTGCTCAACTCCATCGATGCCGATGGGACGCAGGAGGGGTATGAGCTCACGGTGACGCGCATGATCTCGGAGGCGGTGGATATCCCGGTGGTGGCCTCGGGAGGAGCCGGGCGTCCCGAACACCTCAGGGATGTCTTCATCCAAGGGAAGGCGGATGCTGCCCTCATTGCCTCGATGGTACACTACGGAGCGTACACCATTCCCGGGATCAAGCGATACCTCGCCTCTGAGGGGATTCCTGTCCGGATGGACGGCATCCCTTCGGAAGCCTGA
- a CDS encoding polysaccharide biosynthesis/export family protein yields MKKTLFFLAVLVVAGNITLSGLDKEEIAQKIQHIPDYEPVPGDVYTLTLGLGGLINGGEVKTIQIPLQQDYTMEVPFLGTINARGRTFQDLRKAVLQGIKNRVSLQYVDFTLTVPAVFDLVVYGAVQTPGKTTAYSLMTLYEALGAAGGPREEASLRHVQLERKGTVTSYDLLAFLAFGDETQNPRLKPGDKIHVPVAEQGVKIQGAVLNPGSFELVEGDTLATMLSFAGGVLPTASPDVMVLRLDEGGQYRTLTTSLDEADRFVLQNGDIISISSRLEQAGSVVVEGAFFGTSAEKPEARAIPETPVRVSIPYHEGMSVLEVLKLVGGPTPYAAAEKARIIRKDGSSLVLPHLSALWETGDTGMDVPLKPGDYFVVPMKPLKVFVGGNVNSPGSFPFAAGYTVGEYLALAHGLDPKTGSPDALYFVSADGTATKVDLTTVVEEPGTVIYAGNNAWKYATDTMADVSVVVGFFNTLVNFGINVLNLIERF; encoded by the coding sequence ATGAAGAAAACCCTGTTTTTTCTTGCAGTACTGGTGGTTGCAGGAAACATCACCCTTTCCGGACTCGACAAAGAAGAGATCGCGCAGAAGATACAGCACATACCCGACTATGAACCCGTGCCGGGTGATGTCTATACCCTCACCCTGGGCCTGGGGGGGCTCATCAACGGTGGAGAGGTGAAAACCATCCAGATCCCCCTCCAGCAGGACTACACCATGGAAGTGCCCTTCCTGGGGACCATCAACGCCCGTGGGAGGACCTTCCAGGATCTCCGGAAGGCGGTGCTTCAAGGAATAAAAAACCGAGTCTCACTCCAGTACGTGGACTTCACCCTCACCGTGCCTGCGGTCTTCGATCTGGTCGTATACGGTGCGGTGCAGACTCCCGGCAAGACGACGGCATACTCCCTCATGACCCTCTACGAGGCCCTCGGAGCAGCGGGGGGCCCCAGGGAGGAAGCGAGCCTGAGGCATGTGCAGCTCGAACGAAAGGGTACCGTGACCTCATACGACCTTCTCGCCTTTCTCGCCTTCGGGGACGAGACCCAGAACCCCCGTCTCAAGCCCGGGGACAAGATCCACGTGCCGGTGGCGGAACAGGGAGTAAAGATACAGGGCGCGGTCCTCAATCCCGGCTCGTTTGAGCTCGTGGAGGGGGATACGCTCGCGACCATGCTCTCCTTTGCAGGGGGTGTACTTCCCACTGCCTCACCCGATGTCATGGTGCTCAGACTCGACGAGGGAGGCCAGTACCGCACCCTCACGACATCCCTCGATGAGGCGGACCGCTTCGTGCTTCAGAACGGTGACATCATATCGATCTCCTCCCGGCTCGAACAGGCGGGTTCCGTCGTGGTGGAAGGGGCATTCTTTGGAACGAGCGCGGAAAAACCCGAGGCGCGTGCCATCCCCGAGACCCCCGTCAGGGTGAGTATCCCCTATCACGAGGGCATGAGTGTCTTGGAGGTCCTCAAACTGGTAGGAGGACCCACGCCGTACGCCGCCGCCGAGAAGGCGCGTATCATCAGGAAAGACGGATCCAGCCTCGTCCTGCCCCACCTCTCCGCACTCTGGGAGACCGGTGATACGGGCATGGATGTGCCTCTCAAGCCGGGGGACTACTTCGTGGTGCCCATGAAGCCGCTCAAGGTCTTCGTGGGGGGCAACGTGAACAGCCCCGGGTCCTTCCCCTTCGCGGCGGGGTACACGGTGGGAGAGTACCTCGCTCTCGCCCACGGCCTCGACCCAAAGACCGGGAGTCCTGATGCCCTCTACTTCGTCTCCGCCGACGGTACGGCCACCAAGGTGGACCTCACCACGGTGGTGGAGGAACCGGGCACGGTGATCTACGCAGGCAACAATGCCTGGAAGTACGCCACGGACACCATGGCGGATGTCTCGGTGGTGGTGGGCTTCTTCAACACCCTGGTGAACTTCGGGATAAACGTACTCAATCTGATCGAAAGGTTCTAA
- a CDS encoding ArsR/SmtB family transcription factor translates to MDEKGKLLCFKEELVEQYARKLKACGHPVRLKLLCLIATGEEPCVSDLWTCLEQPQPVVSQHLAVLKEHGIVRADVKGNKRTYSLVDPFVKELLSLILSRERETSP, encoded by the coding sequence ATGGACGAGAAGGGAAAGTTGCTCTGTTTCAAGGAAGAGCTCGTGGAACAGTACGCGAGGAAGTTGAAGGCCTGCGGGCATCCCGTACGCCTCAAGTTGTTGTGCCTCATCGCCACAGGGGAGGAACCCTGTGTCTCCGATCTGTGGACTTGTCTCGAGCAACCTCAGCCGGTGGTGTCGCAGCATCTGGCGGTGCTGAAGGAACACGGCATAGTCCGGGCCGATGTGAAAGGCAACAAACGTACCTATTCACTGGTCGACCCTTTTGTGAAGGAACTCCTCTCCCTCATCCTGAGTCGAGAGAGGGAGACATCTCCATGA
- the thiI gene encoding tRNA uracil 4-sulfurtransferase ThiI, giving the protein MRKVFIVMCGELTLKGENKGFFEETLKRNILQRIGGDVQIEHKHQRFYIACSPEQESRVREALGSTFGIVKYAPALELPKEMEAIKEAALLLAREAVETTGTTVFKIEAKRTDKSFPLTSYDIAKELGALLLEHDPRLSVRMTRPDWSIKVEIRDKAYLFWEEVPGPGGLPVGSSGTGMLLLSGGIDSPVAGYLMAKRGLALHAAYFHTYPYTSDDARKKVETLAAILSRWTGRVDLHVVPFTEAQIHINRHARKNEITLHMRAAMVRIATILAGRVGASCLITGESLGQVASQTAESMRFTQHTTDLPVFRPLVGMDKQEIIALARRIGTFETSILPYADCCTLFSPEHPLIRPHFEPMRAAYQALELEPHLEEAAERSEHLVFTQGEPEKT; this is encoded by the coding sequence ATGAGGAAGGTGTTCATCGTGATGTGCGGCGAACTCACCCTCAAGGGCGAGAACAAGGGTTTCTTCGAGGAGACGCTCAAGAGGAATATACTCCAACGCATCGGCGGAGACGTCCAGATCGAGCACAAACACCAGCGGTTCTACATCGCCTGCAGCCCCGAGCAGGAGAGCAGAGTGAGGGAGGCTCTCGGCTCGACCTTCGGGATCGTGAAATACGCACCCGCCCTCGAGCTTCCCAAGGAGATGGAGGCCATAAAGGAAGCCGCCCTCCTCCTGGCCCGGGAGGCGGTAGAGACCACCGGGACTACCGTCTTCAAGATAGAGGCCAAGCGTACCGACAAGAGCTTCCCCCTCACCTCCTACGACATCGCAAAAGAACTCGGCGCCCTCCTCCTCGAACACGATCCCAGGCTCTCCGTTCGGATGACCCGCCCCGACTGGAGCATCAAGGTGGAGATCAGGGACAAGGCCTACCTCTTCTGGGAAGAAGTGCCCGGTCCCGGGGGGCTGCCGGTGGGATCGAGCGGGACCGGCATGCTCCTCCTCTCGGGCGGCATCGATTCCCCGGTGGCCGGCTATCTCATGGCAAAACGAGGGCTTGCACTCCACGCCGCCTACTTCCACACCTATCCCTACACCTCGGACGACGCCCGCAAGAAGGTGGAAACCCTCGCCGCCATCCTGAGCCGGTGGACGGGGCGGGTTGACCTCCACGTGGTACCCTTCACCGAGGCCCAGATCCACATCAATCGGCATGCCCGGAAGAACGAGATCACCCTCCACATGCGGGCCGCCATGGTCCGCATCGCCACCATCCTCGCCGGACGCGTGGGTGCATCCTGCCTCATCACGGGAGAAAGTCTGGGACAGGTTGCGAGTCAGACCGCGGAGAGCATGAGGTTCACCCAGCACACCACCGATCTGCCCGTCTTCCGCCCCCTCGTGGGGATGGACAAGCAGGAGATCATCGCCCTCGCGCGGCGAATCGGAACCTTCGAGACATCCATCCTCCCCTATGCGGACTGCTGCACGCTCTTCTCTCCGGAACATCCTCTCATCCGGCCTCACTTCGAACCGATGAGAGCGGCCTACCAGGCACTCGAGCTCGAACCGCACCTGGAGGAGGCCGCCGAGAGATCGGAACACCTCGTCTTCACACAAGGAGAACCTGAAAAGACATAA
- a CDS encoding FmdB family zinc ribbon protein: MPTYEYECTSCGHVFEAFQSISEEPIRECPECGNTVRRLISGGTGVIFKGSGFYVTDSKKNSSSSEKKEKKSSDSAA; encoded by the coding sequence ATGCCCACGTACGAATACGAGTGTACGAGTTGCGGACATGTGTTCGAGGCGTTTCAGTCGATTTCGGAAGAGCCGATACGAGAATGCCCTGAGTGCGGGAATACCGTGAGGCGGCTCATAAGCGGTGGAACCGGTGTGATCTTCAAGGGGAGCGGGTTCTATGTGACGGACTCGAAGAAAAATTCGTCATCCTCCGAGAAGAAAGAGAAAAAGTCGTCGGACTCTGCAGCATGA
- a CDS encoding RNA recognition motif domain-containing protein has translation MSFKIYAGNLNYQTTEDTLRQLFEQYGEVESVKIITDRDSGFSKGFGFVEMASEEAGEAAISALNQHEVDGRQLRVNKAHERGGRSSFGGDRSRGSSYRYY, from the coding sequence ATGTCTTTCAAGATTTACGCGGGTAATCTCAATTACCAGACCACAGAGGACACGCTCCGCCAGCTCTTCGAGCAGTACGGAGAGGTCGAGTCGGTGAAGATCATCACCGATCGTGATTCGGGCTTTTCCAAAGGCTTCGGTTTTGTGGAAATGGCGAGCGAAGAGGCGGGCGAAGCTGCTATCAGCGCGCTCAACCAGCATGAGGTCGATGGCAGACAGCTGAGGGTCAACAAGGCCCATGAGCGAGGAGGCCGATCCTCATTCGGAGGCGATCGCTCACGTGGCTCTTCATATCGTTACTACTAA
- a CDS encoding glycosyl hydrolase family 18 protein: MKRSFLCVLLAGGLLLIGGCLVPLGPSEREGGESARAAAGGLPYHIVVYFPEWGIYAGHNYYYPEHVPFEYITHLNYAFLEIKKVGTNQFQLGIIDSWASLQKAYGTWDQTERMGNIRELKYQRDLRNPNVKLLFSVGGWSRSGYFSEMAYTPEGRASFIQSCIEYLRTYGYDGIDIDWEWPGVYRAPSNSPPGDQGNPVYGTPEEDKRNFTLLLKELRAALDQAGQQDGKHYLLTVAVGAGKDKIDMTEPNVYHQYVDYIGLMTYDFHGGWENVTNHQSPLYPNPNDPSEYRDTYNIDWVVKYFSGQYSVPKEKLVVGLPYYSRGWKGVDPNTGINGLFAQAQGAADTGAWDGHTAPYYQTRAWGQGADGFIRYWDDTAKVPWLYNPSTGYMWTFEDLESITIKANYLKQNGYGGFLIWDITGDYPNVANGEKGAELTKAIYELFGGDSVPSPTPTPSTTPTPSPTPTATPSPTPTPTPTSTPTSTPSPTPTPTVTPTPTPTGTAYPVWDPSQVYVGGDRVYWNGHNWEARWWTKGEEPGTTGEWGVWKDLGPAEGATPSPTPTPTPTPTPTATPTPTSTMTPTPTASPTPTPSGGPAEWQAYTAYAVGDRVSYGGVVYRCLQAHTSLPGWEPPNAPALWQAE, translated from the coding sequence ATGAAAAGATCGTTCTTGTGCGTCCTCCTCGCAGGGGGGCTTCTCTTGATCGGGGGCTGCCTCGTTCCACTGGGGCCTTCGGAAAGGGAAGGAGGAGAGTCGGCTCGCGCCGCGGCCGGAGGACTCCCCTACCACATCGTGGTGTACTTCCCCGAGTGGGGTATCTATGCGGGGCACAACTACTACTATCCGGAGCACGTGCCGTTCGAGTACATCACCCACCTCAACTACGCCTTTCTCGAAATAAAGAAGGTGGGTACTAACCAGTTCCAGTTGGGTATTATTGATTCATGGGCAAGTCTTCAGAAGGCGTATGGTACGTGGGATCAGACCGAACGGATGGGGAACATAAGGGAGCTCAAGTACCAGCGAGATCTTCGAAATCCGAACGTGAAGCTCCTGTTCTCAGTGGGTGGATGGTCTAGAAGCGGTTATTTCTCTGAGATGGCCTACACCCCAGAAGGTCGAGCGAGTTTTATCCAGAGCTGTATCGAGTACTTGAGGACGTATGGCTATGATGGCATCGATATCGACTGGGAATGGCCTGGTGTCTACAGAGCGCCTTCTAATAGTCCTCCCGGAGATCAAGGCAATCCAGTCTATGGTACTCCTGAGGAAGATAAGCGGAACTTCACTCTTCTCCTGAAGGAACTCCGAGCTGCCTTGGATCAGGCTGGTCAGCAGGATGGTAAGCATTATCTCCTCACTGTGGCAGTGGGTGCCGGAAAAGACAAGATCGATATGACAGAACCGAATGTGTACCACCAGTATGTCGACTACATTGGACTTATGACATATGACTTCCATGGTGGATGGGAGAACGTGACGAATCATCAGTCTCCCCTCTATCCTAATCCCAATGATCCTTCAGAGTATCGTGACACCTATAACATAGATTGGGTGGTGAAGTACTTCAGTGGGCAGTACAGTGTGCCTAAAGAGAAGTTAGTGGTAGGGCTCCCCTATTATTCTCGTGGATGGAAAGGAGTAGATCCAAATACCGGGATCAATGGTCTTTTTGCTCAGGCTCAGGGTGCGGCTGATACAGGGGCATGGGATGGCCATACCGCTCCTTACTATCAGACTCGAGCGTGGGGACAGGGGGCAGATGGATTTATCCGCTACTGGGATGATACGGCGAAGGTTCCATGGCTTTACAACCCCTCTACAGGGTATATGTGGACATTCGAAGATCTTGAGAGCATCACCATTAAGGCCAACTATCTGAAGCAGAATGGGTATGGAGGATTCCTTATCTGGGATATTACGGGTGACTATCCGAATGTAGCAAATGGAGAAAAGGGAGCGGAGCTTACCAAGGCTATTTATGAGCTGTTTGGTGGTGATAGTGTTCCATCCCCCACGCCTACGCCTAGCACTACACCCACGCCCTCACCCACTCCTACGGCGACACCTAGCCCGACACCGACGCCTACACCTACGTCCACTCCTACCTCTACACCGAGTCCCACTCCCACGCCGACCGTGACGCCCACCCCGACACCTACGGGGACCGCGTATCCGGTGTGGGATCCGTCCCAGGTGTACGTGGGCGGTGACAGGGTGTACTGGAACGGCCATAACTGGGAGGCGCGGTGGTGGACGAAAGGGGAGGAGCCCGGGACGACTGGTGAGTGGGGTGTGTGGAAGGACCTGGGTCCAGCTGAGGGGGCGACGCCGAGTCCCACGCCCACGCCCACACCGACACCCACGCCCACTGCGACACCCACTCCCACGTCGACCATGACGCCCACGCCGACGGCCTCGCCGACTCCCACGCCGAGCGGAGGGCCGGCCGAGTGGCAGGCGTACACCGCGTATGCGGTGGGAGACAGGGTGAGCTACGGTGGGGTGGTGTACCGGTGCCTCCAGGCACACACCTCGCTCCCCGGCTGGGAGCCGCCCAATGCCCCTGCCCTCTGGCAGGCGGAGTAA
- a CDS encoding cysteine desulfurase family protein, with amino-acid sequence MRVYLDWAATSPPDPEILDLQRRVAEDLFANPSSLHTMGRKAQEALHEAREKTATALGTKAERIYFTSGATESNNIVFTSLLLRRREGHVVTSAVEHSSAWEPALLLKRLGYEVTSVRPRPDGILNPEDVVEAVRPDTLLVSVMLVNNETGAIQPVGEIAEAVRERAGRRVHIHSDVVQAVGKIPVDLEALGVDSASVSMHKFRGPRGVGILYLARQIEVLYAGGGQEWGMRPGTENLPGIVAGAEALSRAVRRREEGAEQASRLMGRLIEGLCGMKGVHILPRDRLVAPERYSPFILTVSFPPVPGEVIQRVLNDAGFAVSTGSACASHKGKGRRVLDAMGIPDGLSFSSIRISIGPDTTEDDIEEFLRYARKELPLLMKVAR; translated from the coding sequence ATGAGGGTGTACCTGGACTGGGCCGCCACTTCCCCACCCGATCCCGAGATCCTCGACCTGCAACGTCGGGTTGCGGAAGACCTGTTCGCCAATCCCTCCTCCCTCCACACCATGGGCCGCAAGGCCCAGGAGGCGCTCCACGAGGCACGGGAGAAAACGGCCACGGCCCTCGGGACCAAGGCGGAACGCATATACTTCACCTCCGGGGCGACGGAGTCGAACAACATCGTCTTCACGTCGCTGCTGCTCAGGCGGAGAGAGGGCCATGTGGTGACCTCCGCCGTCGAGCACTCCTCGGCCTGGGAGCCGGCACTCCTCCTCAAGCGCCTGGGTTACGAGGTGACGAGCGTGCGGCCCCGACCGGACGGGATACTCAACCCCGAGGATGTCGTGGAAGCGGTGAGACCCGACACCCTCCTCGTGAGCGTGATGCTGGTGAACAACGAGACGGGGGCCATCCAGCCGGTGGGAGAAATCGCGGAGGCGGTGCGGGAGCGGGCCGGAAGACGAGTCCACATCCACTCCGATGTGGTGCAGGCGGTGGGTAAGATACCGGTAGACCTCGAGGCATTGGGAGTGGATTCGGCCTCGGTGAGCATGCACAAGTTCAGAGGGCCGCGGGGGGTGGGGATACTCTACCTCGCCCGACAGATAGAGGTGCTCTACGCGGGCGGTGGTCAGGAGTGGGGGATGCGGCCGGGCACAGAGAACCTGCCCGGCATCGTGGCGGGTGCGGAAGCCCTCAGTCGGGCGGTACGCCGACGTGAGGAAGGGGCGGAACAGGCCTCCCGCCTCATGGGCCGCCTCATCGAGGGCCTGTGCGGGATGAAGGGGGTGCACATCCTTCCCCGGGACCGGCTCGTCGCCCCCGAACGCTACTCCCCTTTCATCCTCACCGTGAGTTTTCCACCCGTCCCCGGCGAGGTCATACAGCGGGTCCTGAACGATGCCGGATTCGCGGTCTCCACCGGATCGGCCTGTGCCTCTCACAAGGGCAAGGGAAGAAGGGTGCTCGATGCGATGGGTATCCCGGACGGGCTGAGCTTCTCGAGCATACGCATTTCCATCGGCCCCGACACCACGGAGGATGACATCGAGGAGTTCCTGCGATATGCGAGGAAGGAACTCCCACTCCTCATGAAGGTGGCCCGATGA